One genomic window of Nitrosomonas sp. Is35 includes the following:
- a CDS encoding nucleoside deaminase, whose amino-acid sequence MRVVKHWTTIELPIPDWLNTWATAIPRTFPEINQRMALVIDLARTNVQHGGGPFAAAIFDQRTHELIAPGVNWVVPGKSSLLHAEVMALALAEQLLGSYELASHGSFELVTSVEPCCQCLGVLLWSGVAALVCGAHSEDAQAIGFNEGPRSLNWEAELRKNGIHVTREVMRPEAIKVLQSYRGEIYNSHLCAGQNHCG is encoded by the coding sequence ATGCGCGTTGTGAAACACTGGACCACTATCGAACTGCCGATACCGGATTGGCTCAATACTTGGGCTACCGCTATCCCGCGGACTTTTCCTGAAATAAACCAGCGAATGGCGCTGGTTATCGATCTGGCGCGCACCAATGTGCAGCATGGCGGAGGGCCGTTTGCTGCCGCTATTTTTGATCAGCGCACGCATGAGCTTATTGCGCCCGGTGTCAATTGGGTTGTGCCGGGAAAGTCTTCATTGCTGCATGCGGAAGTTATGGCGCTGGCTTTAGCGGAACAATTGCTGGGTAGTTACGAGCTGGCTAGTCACGGTTCGTTTGAACTGGTAACTAGTGTGGAGCCGTGTTGCCAATGTTTGGGCGTATTGTTATGGAGCGGTGTTGCTGCACTTGTCTGCGGTGCGCATTCCGAGGATGCGCAAGCGATCGGTTTTAATGAAGGACCACGCTCGTTGAACTGGGAAGCAGAGTTGCGGAAAAACGGCATTCACGTGACGCGGGAGGTGATGCGTCCTGAGGCAATTAAAGTGTTACAAAGCTATCGCGGGGAAATTTATAACAGTCATTTATGCGCCGGGCAGAACCATTGCGGTTAA
- the motB gene encoding flagellar motor protein MotB has product MADDLSQRPIVIKRIKKVAGGHHGGAWKIAYADFVTAMMAFFLLMWLLGSSTKSQLEGISEYFKTPLKVAMTGGSSIGETSSILKGGGTDLTRQHGEVKKGEIKDDIQAKKIMRERIERIKLEGLKKKIEEAVENNPTLKKFANQLLLDITSDGLRIQIVDEQNRPMFALGKADLQPYTKTILREIGKMLNDVENKVSLSGHTDGKPFPTGDKGYSNWELSADRANASRRELIIGGMDTNKVLQVIGLSSAVLFDKEDPVNPINRRISIVVMNEKAEKAVTVDGQTIDVDMQAEPSKEILQNP; this is encoded by the coding sequence ATGGCTGATGATCTTTCACAACGCCCGATAGTCATCAAGCGAATCAAGAAAGTTGCCGGTGGTCATCACGGCGGCGCTTGGAAAATTGCTTACGCTGACTTTGTCACAGCCATGATGGCATTCTTCTTACTCATGTGGCTGCTGGGATCATCCACCAAGAGTCAATTGGAAGGCATCTCGGAGTATTTCAAAACACCGCTCAAAGTCGCCATGACGGGCGGATCGTCCATTGGCGAAACCAGTAGCATATTGAAAGGTGGCGGCACCGATCTGACCCGGCAGCACGGCGAAGTGAAAAAGGGTGAAATTAAAGACGACATCCAAGCCAAGAAAATTATGAGGGAGCGCATTGAGCGCATTAAATTGGAAGGCTTGAAGAAAAAAATTGAAGAAGCGGTTGAAAACAATCCTACATTGAAAAAATTCGCCAATCAGCTTTTGCTGGATATCACGTCCGATGGCTTAAGAATTCAGATTGTCGATGAACAAAATCGCCCTATGTTTGCACTGGGAAAAGCCGATTTGCAGCCGTATACCAAAACCATTTTGCGCGAGATTGGCAAAATGCTCAATGATGTCGAGAATAAAGTCAGTCTCTCCGGCCATACCGACGGCAAACCTTTCCCTACCGGGGACAAAGGTTACAGTAACTGGGAATTATCGGCGGATCGCGCGAATGCTTCGCGCCGCGAGCTGATTATTGGCGGCATGGATACCAACAAGGTTTTGCAAGTGATCGGTTTGTCATCTGCGGTATTGTTTGACAAGGAAGACCCTGTCAATCCGATCAACCGCCGCATCAGCATCGTCGTCATGAACGAAAAAGCCGAGAAAGCCGTGACGGTGGATGGGCAGACCATCGATGTTGATATGCAGGCTGAGCCGAGTAAAGAAATATTGCAGAATCCATAA
- the motA gene encoding flagellar motor stator protein MotA: protein MLVSVGYLIIIISVFGGFALAGGHLASLWQPVELLMIGGGAVGAFVVGNSNKALKATLKALPTVFKGSKYTKALYMDLMTLLYEVLGKIRKEGLMSIEGDVDDPSSSPIFTKYPDILADHHITEFITDYLRLMVGGNLNSLEIESLMDSELETHHQEGEVPIHVVAKLGDGLPAFGIVAAVMGVVHTMESVHLPPSELGILIAAALVGTFLGILLAYGFVSPLSSKLEHNLHESSKMFECIKITLLANLNGYSPVLAIEFGRKVLFTTERPSFLELEEHVKQSKSK from the coding sequence ATGCTTGTATCCGTTGGTTATCTCATCATCATTATTTCTGTTTTTGGCGGCTTTGCACTGGCAGGCGGGCATCTCGCTTCGCTGTGGCAGCCGGTCGAATTGCTCATGATTGGCGGCGGCGCAGTAGGCGCTTTTGTCGTCGGCAACTCGAATAAAGCGCTCAAAGCCACATTGAAAGCGTTACCGACTGTTTTCAAAGGTTCCAAATATACCAAAGCGCTGTACATGGATTTGATGACACTGCTGTACGAAGTACTGGGAAAAATCCGCAAAGAAGGACTGATGTCGATTGAAGGCGATGTCGACGATCCCTCCAGCAGCCCTATTTTCACCAAATACCCGGACATACTGGCCGATCATCATATCACCGAATTTATCACCGATTATTTGCGCTTAATGGTCGGCGGGAACCTCAATTCGCTCGAAATCGAAAGTCTGATGGACAGTGAACTGGAAACACACCATCAGGAAGGCGAAGTGCCGATTCATGTGGTCGCCAAACTCGGCGATGGATTACCGGCTTTCGGTATTGTCGCTGCGGTGATGGGGGTGGTGCATACGATGGAATCCGTTCATCTTCCACCTTCCGAATTGGGTATTTTGATTGCCGCGGCGCTGGTCGGTACCTTCCTGGGAATTTTATTGGCGTATGGATTCGTCAGTCCGCTGTCGAGCAAACTCGAACATAATCTTCATGAGTCCAGCAAGATGTTTGAGTGCATCAAAATCACGTTATTGGCCAATTTGAACGGCTATTCACCGGTTCTGGCCATTGAGTTTGGCCGCAAAGTGCTATTCACGACTGAAAGACCGTCTTTCCTGGAACTGGAAGAGCATGTCAAACAAAGTAAATCAAAATAA
- a CDS encoding ABC transporter ATP-binding protein/permease — MRPTRLEKPAATRNNLKTIAALLPYLWEFKVRVILALSLLVLAKLANVSVPLVLKEIVDALDQPRAELVLPVFLLIGYGVLRLCSTLFGELRDAIFAKVTQRAIRRVANKVFSHLHSLSLRFHLERQTGGVSRDIERGTRGISFLLNFMLFNILPTLLEIGLVLAILIKQYDIRFSIIIFLTLLSYITLTLIVTEWRMIFRRTMNNMDSKANTQAIDSLLNYETVKYFGNEAWEARRYDEHLQSWEKAAVRNQTSLATLNAGQSAIIAIGVTLLMLLAADQVIDGVMTLGDLVLINAFMLQLYMPLHFLGFVYREIKHSLADMERMFTLLDENKEIQDKPDAQTLDAGHATIRFHHVDFSYENNRQILFDVSFDIPAGQNIAVVGHSGSGKSTLARLLFRFYDVQSGCIQINDQDIRAVTQQSLRAAMGIVPQDTVLFNDSIYYNIAYGRPEATQEEVFAAARAAHIHDFIESLPEKYATIVGERGLKLSGGEKQRVAIARTILKNPVILIFDEATSALDSNSEKRIQAELKRIAQNRTTLTIAHRLSTIADADQILVMDHGRIIERGTHQQLLASGGTYAQMWELQQQEEIDQYQHENTISAP; from the coding sequence ATGCGCCCCACCCGTCTTGAGAAACCTGCCGCCACGCGCAATAACCTGAAAACCATCGCCGCACTGTTACCCTATTTGTGGGAATTCAAAGTGCGGGTGATCCTGGCGCTCAGCCTGCTGGTACTGGCCAAACTGGCCAATGTCTCGGTACCGTTGGTTCTGAAGGAAATCGTCGATGCTCTGGACCAGCCACGCGCGGAACTGGTATTACCGGTTTTTTTACTGATCGGTTATGGCGTTTTGCGTTTGTGCAGCACTTTATTCGGCGAATTGCGTGACGCCATCTTTGCCAAAGTGACGCAACGGGCGATCCGGCGGGTTGCGAACAAGGTATTCAGCCATTTGCATTCACTGTCGTTGCGATTTCATCTGGAACGTCAGACCGGTGGTGTTTCGCGCGATATAGAACGCGGCACGCGCGGCATTTCCTTTTTGCTGAATTTCATGCTGTTTAATATCCTGCCGACGCTGCTGGAGATTGGTTTGGTGCTGGCCATCCTGATCAAGCAATACGATATCCGGTTTTCCATCATCATTTTCCTGACGCTGCTGTCTTATATCACACTGACTTTGATCGTCACCGAATGGCGCATGATTTTCCGCCGTACCATGAACAATATGGATTCCAAAGCCAATACTCAAGCAATCGACAGTTTGTTGAATTACGAAACAGTGAAATATTTCGGCAATGAAGCCTGGGAAGCGCGGCGCTACGACGAGCATTTGCAATCGTGGGAAAAGGCTGCCGTGCGCAACCAGACTTCACTGGCAACATTGAATGCCGGACAAAGCGCAATCATCGCAATCGGCGTCACCTTGCTGATGCTGCTGGCGGCTGATCAAGTCATCGACGGCGTCATGACATTGGGCGATTTGGTGCTGATCAATGCCTTTATGCTGCAACTGTACATGCCACTGCATTTTCTCGGTTTTGTTTACCGCGAAATCAAGCACTCACTGGCCGACATGGAACGCATGTTCACGTTATTGGACGAGAATAAGGAAATTCAGGACAAACCGGATGCTCAAACACTCGATGCCGGTCATGCAACCATCCGCTTTCATCATGTCGATTTCAGCTATGAAAATAACCGTCAGATACTGTTCGATGTCAGTTTCGATATCCCCGCCGGGCAAAACATTGCCGTCGTCGGTCACAGCGGTTCCGGTAAATCGACGCTGGCACGCTTGCTGTTCCGTTTTTATGACGTGCAATCGGGGTGCATTCAAATCAATGATCAGGATATTCGCGCGGTGACTCAGCAAAGCCTGCGCGCCGCGATGGGTATCGTGCCGCAGGATACCGTGCTGTTCAACGATAGTATTTATTACAACATCGCATACGGACGGCCGGAAGCCACGCAGGAGGAAGTATTTGCTGCCGCTCGCGCTGCTCATATCCATGATTTCATTGAAAGCCTGCCGGAAAAATATGCCACGATTGTGGGCGAGCGCGGTTTGAAGCTATCCGGCGGGGAAAAACAACGCGTCGCCATCGCCCGCACCATCCTGAAGAATCCGGTTATTTTGATTTTTGACGAAGCAACATCGGCGCTGGATTCCAATTCGGAGAAACGCATTCAGGCGGAACTGAAACGCATCGCCCAAAACCGCACCACACTGACCATTGCGCACCGGTTGTCGACGATTGCCGATGCCGATCAGATTCTGGTCATGGATCATGGCCGCATCATCGAACGCGGCACGCATCAACAATTGCTGGCAAGCGGCGGCACATATGCGCAGATGTGGGAATTACAACAGCAGGAGGAAATCGATCAATACCAGCACGAAAACACTATTTCCGCACCATAA
- the ybaL gene encoding YbaL family putative K(+) efflux transporter translates to MEHNVALITTIAAGFGLALIFGFIAEKLKTPALVGYLLAGIAISPTTPGFVADVEIASQLSEIGVMLLMFGVGLHFSLDDLLSVKRIAVPGAIVQMAVATGLGMALASWWDWSLGAGLVLGLSLSCASTVVLLKALESRGLLETMNGRIAVGWLIVEDLVTVMILVLLPSFATMLGGTNESGSPADPLWRTIGITLLLVSAFIALMLIVGRRFLPWLLWQVARTGSREMFTLAVVAVAICIAYGAAALFNVSFALGAFFAGMVMRESKFSQRAAEESLPLRDAFAVLFFVSVGMLFDPAVLIEEPMRVLAVVAIIIVGKSMAAMLLVLTLRYPLNTSLTVAASLGQIGEFSFILAGLGLSLGLMPAEGMSLVLAGALISIAFNPIAFAAVTPFRNLILKHSTVARKYENRDDPYAELPMSTERKFLKGQVVLVGYGHVGQSIALALNEKNIPYIVAEQNRELVQDLRKKGTTAVSGDATEPSVLIQAHIKDAAMLVIATADPLNVRQMIDTARTLNPDIEIVLRSRSEDETALLRKDQIGTVFFAEEELANSMSYHILNRFNKKSEPAPESVS, encoded by the coding sequence ATGGAACATAACGTTGCCCTGATCACGACGATTGCAGCCGGCTTTGGCTTGGCTTTGATTTTTGGTTTCATTGCCGAAAAGCTTAAAACGCCCGCACTGGTTGGTTACCTCCTGGCTGGGATTGCCATCAGCCCGACCACACCGGGATTTGTCGCGGATGTCGAGATTGCTTCGCAATTGTCGGAAATCGGTGTCATGTTATTGATGTTTGGCGTCGGATTACATTTCTCGCTGGATGACTTACTGTCGGTCAAGCGCATCGCAGTACCCGGCGCAATCGTGCAAATGGCCGTTGCAACCGGTCTGGGCATGGCTTTGGCGTCCTGGTGGGATTGGAGTCTGGGCGCCGGATTGGTGTTGGGTTTGTCGCTATCATGTGCCAGCACGGTCGTGCTGCTCAAAGCACTCGAATCGCGCGGTCTTTTGGAAACAATGAACGGCCGTATTGCCGTCGGCTGGCTGATCGTTGAAGATCTGGTTACCGTTATGATTCTGGTATTGTTGCCGTCGTTTGCGACTATGCTGGGCGGCACGAATGAAAGCGGAAGCCCAGCCGATCCGCTATGGCGCACCATCGGCATCACATTATTGCTGGTTTCCGCTTTTATCGCATTGATGCTAATCGTGGGCCGCCGCTTCCTGCCTTGGCTACTGTGGCAAGTTGCCCGCACCGGTTCGCGCGAAATGTTCACCCTGGCCGTCGTCGCAGTCGCCATTTGTATCGCCTACGGCGCCGCAGCGCTATTTAATGTGTCGTTTGCACTGGGCGCTTTCTTTGCCGGTATGGTCATGCGCGAATCCAAGTTCAGTCAGCGTGCCGCCGAAGAATCCCTGCCGTTGCGCGATGCGTTTGCCGTGCTGTTTTTTGTCTCCGTCGGCATGCTGTTTGATCCGGCTGTGCTGATCGAAGAACCGATGCGGGTTTTAGCGGTAGTCGCCATTATTATCGTCGGCAAATCGATGGCAGCCATGCTGTTAGTTCTTACTTTGCGTTATCCGCTCAATACTTCGCTGACCGTTGCCGCCAGCCTGGGGCAAATTGGTGAATTCTCCTTTATTCTCGCCGGATTGGGCTTATCGCTTGGATTGATGCCAGCGGAAGGAATGAGCTTGGTGTTGGCTGGAGCGTTAATTTCCATCGCGTTCAACCCGATTGCATTTGCCGCGGTTACGCCGTTCAGAAACTTGATATTGAAGCATTCCACTGTGGCACGAAAATACGAAAATCGCGACGATCCCTACGCGGAACTGCCGATGAGTACGGAACGTAAGTTTCTTAAGGGTCAGGTGGTGTTGGTGGGTTACGGGCATGTCGGTCAAAGTATCGCCCTGGCGTTGAACGAAAAAAATATTCCCTACATTGTTGCGGAGCAAAATCGCGAGCTGGTGCAAGATTTGCGTAAAAAAGGCACTACCGCGGTATCCGGCGATGCCACGGAACCTTCCGTGCTGATCCAAGCGCATATCAAGGATGCTGCTATGCTGGTCATTGCCACGGCGGATCCGCTGAATGTGCGGCAAATGATCGATACCGCGCGCACATTGAATCCGGATATCGAGATTGTGTTACGCAGCCGCAGCGAAGACGAGACCGCATTGCTGCGTAAAGATCAGATCGGTACGGTATTTTTTGCCGAGGAAGAGCTTGCCAACAGCATGTCGTATCATATCCTGAACCGATTCAACAAAAAATCGGAACCGGCGCCGGAATCGGTGTCGTAG